The genomic interval TCTTGAGCAACGTTACAGGGCAATGCCAGAGGGTCAATAAACAGATCGGTCATCGGTATACCGTTCATGTCAGCGTTAACAACAAGTTCCATAGCTAATGCTGCACGATCATCAGCAGTTTTGGGAACACCTTTTTCATTCATTGCTAAACCAATGATAGCAGCATTATACTTTGCAGCCATCGGCATATAAATGTCCATCTTAGCTTGTTCCGCAGTAGTGGAGTTAATCATTGATTTACCTTTAGCTACTTTTAATCCGGCTTCTATTGCAATCGGGTTTGTGGAATCAATACATACCGGTAGCTTTGAAACGGACTGAGCAGTTGTAACTAACCATTCCATTACAGCAGGCTGTTCGTCTTTGGATACGGTCGGTCCGGTATTGATGTCAAGATAGTGAGCACCGGCCTGTTCTTGTTTAATCGCCCATTCTTTAATAGGCTCAGGGTCTTTGTTAAGGACAGCTTCTTTAATATCCTTAAACATACCATTAATACGCTCACCAATGATAATCATTATTTTTCCTCCCTTGTCTTTATTTTTATTAAACTTTAATAAGCATTAGATTCATAGAGTTTATCCAAATGTACTTTTAATTGTTTTAATGATTCAGGGTGACGAAGTACGAAAATGGATGCACCTGCTTGAGCTAATGCAGCAGCAGTTACAACTTCCCAAAGTATTGAACGTTTAACCTGATCTCCCCACTCAGGAAATTCTTCTACTGAAGCTTTGGATTCTTTAGCTTTCCAGGTTTCTTGACCTACATAAGCAATGATTGGCATTGATAACATTCTGTCACCCATAAGTGTACCGAGGCGAGCTCTTTCCATAATGGAATATGCATATTCAATACCGTAACCAACAGCTCCACTTAAGGTATCCATAACGATTCTTTCAGTAGGTAGTCCCATTTCAGTCATCAGAATATTAACTTGTTTTGCCAGGTTAATATCAAGCGGACTCTGAGATACTACATTATGCCCGTGTACCATTGCAGCAGCGGTAATAGCTTTATAGTTTTCGGAGGTTGCATTTCCCAGTAGGCAGTTTTTGCCTGCTAGTGCTTCAGCAACTTTTTCTAAAACAGCAGCGTCTTTTTCTTCAACACCACAGCCGACAACCAGTAAAGGTACGTTGATTGCATCTGCTACCGCTTTTGCAGTTGCAGCGGCTTCTTCCGGAGAAGCGTCTTTATTGTCAGGGTGAACACTGGCCAAGCGCAGAGCAACCATATTTGCTCCGTACTCAACACATTTTTTAGCCCAAGCAACAGGATCATTCATAACATCTGCATATGCAGCTTTAAGATTATCCGGCCAATCATCCTGTTCCATATCAAATACTTCTAAAACCAAGACATATTTATTCGGCATTTCGCCTTCAAAATGTAAGAATGGCAGTGTAGATTCTCCACCGATTTTTAAAGCCTTATCATCTGTACCAAGTGTTACTTCAACGACTTTACTTTTATAAGTATCTTTAAGAATATTTACAGCCATGTCTCCCGCTCCTTTCTGTTAGCTAACTTTCTTAGTTAATTATAAAATATTGGCCTTTTTTAATATATCATTGACAGCTAATACCACCTGTGAATCATCCGGAAGAGATACAAGCGATTTACTGTGCAAATCATATTCACGAACTTGATCATCTAAGGGAATAGTACCAATTAGCTCTAAACCGGTTTTATCAATTTCTTCCTTCAATGCATCTATTGTACCTTCTTCGACCTTAGTGACAATCAAGTAAATCTTTTTAATTTTTAGATTCAGAGAATCAGCCAAATCTTTTACACGCTTGGCTGATCGTATTCCCCGAGCGCTTGAATCACTTACAACAAATAATATATCTACATCCTGAGTGGTACGACGACTTAAATGCTCTAAACCGGCCTCATTATCCATTACTACGTAATCATAATCTTTACTTAGTTCGGATGTGAAGCCTTTTACCAAGTTATTGGCATAACAGTAACAACCCGGTCCTTCAGGCCCTCCCATAACCAATAAATCCACATCATCACCTTCACTAAGTGATTGATGAACTTTGTATTGCACGTATTGATCCTTGGTCATACCTGCAGGCATGGGCTCTAAATTATTGTTAATTCTAGCCATCAACTCGGACAGGGTATCATCTACCTTCATTCCTAAAGCTTCACCTAAATTTGCATTTGCGTCAGCATCTACTGCAAAAACCGGGCCTTTACCTGCCTTAACCAATTGTCTGATGAGTATTGATGCAAAAGTTGTTTTACCAGTACCACCTTTACCGGCAACAGCTATTTGAAAAGCCATCATTCCACATCCTTTCAACGTTTGTTGCAGCTATTATTCCTTTAACGAGGGAAATAAACTTAAGTCTGTATGTGGCAAGAAGAGCGCAGAAACATACTCATCCATAAAATCATTACCTATGCTAAGCTCCAGGTAAGTCATTTTTGAAGCTAACTGCACTGCTTCATCACGTGCTTCTCTTGACAGAAGAACTAATTTTGCTCCTTTAACAGAACTGTTCCCAATATACTTGTATTTTTCAAAATCAATATCAGGGAATAAACCGATACTTACAGCATCCTTTAAACTGATATAACGACCAAATCCACCGGCAATTTTAATTTCCTCAATAATTTCAACAGGTAGATCCATCATTCTCAGCATAGTACGAATGCCGGCAAAAACTGCACCTTTCGAGCGAATCAGGTTTTTAATATCGGCTTCGGATATAGTTATATCTTGGCCATTACCTGAATTTTCTTTTGGTACTAATATAAATTCGGGCCCATCATCAGAAGGTCGAATTCGTGGGCTCGATAAGTTTGGTGAAAAATTACCCGTACGGTCAATAATACCTACTTTTCTCATACCGGCAATACAATCTATCAAGCCGGAACCACAAATACCAACTGCTTTAGCACCACCAACCGTAGTATACTCTACGTCTAAAGTATCCGGTAGAATATTTAACCTTTCTATAGCACCCCTCATGGCCCGCATACCGCATTTAATACCACCGCCTTCAAAAGCCGGTCCGGCGGAGCAGGCACAAGTCATTAGCCAATCTTTATTACCCAGAACCATTTCACCGTTAGTACCCACATCTATAAACAGAGTTATTTTCTCAGTTTTATCTATACCGATAACATGAGCACCTGAAGTTATATCACCGCCGACGTAACTGGCAACTCCAGGTAAACAATAAACCCAAGCCTGCTCATTAATCATCAAACCGGCTTCTCCGGCTCGAATAGGTTCAGGCGCGTTTACTGCAGGTGTATATGGTTCTAAACGGATATACTTAGGATCAATGCCTAAGAAAAGATGAACCATGGTTGTATTTCCTGCACATACAGCATAATTAATGCTATCTTGTTCAATATTATTTTCAGCTATAAGCTGCCGAATAAGTTCATTAATTGTATTAAGAACAGCGTTTCTTAATTCCTCCATGCCGTTCTTTTCTTCAGTAGCATGAACAATTCTTGAAATGATATCATCACCATAAACAGCCTGTTTGTTATAGCTACCCTTTTGAGCAACAGTATCACCTGTTTCAAGATCAACCAGATTAACAACAACTGTTGTGGTTCCGATATCTATAGCTAAGCCATAATATTTATTATTCTCCCAGCCAGGTTCGACAGCGGCTATTTCAGTATAGCCCATTACATCAGCCAGAGAAACAGTAACTTTCCACTGTTCCTGGCGCAATATTTGTGGTAAATTACGAATAGTATTTAAACTAATTCGTAAATCTTTAATTCCTGTAGCTTTACTGACAGCCATTTCAAGTCGAGCCAAGTCATCCGTGCTATCCGTTAAGGACGGCTCGGGGAGTTCTATTTTTATTTTTCTATATAAAGGATCAATTACTAACTGTTCAGTTTCTCCTGCAGTAGCTTCCTCTAAAAGAACCTGATGCTCACTGAGCCTGGATTCTTCCGGGATCTCAACTACCAAATCACTTTCAGCAGTAGTCTGACAGGAAAGAACATAGCCGTTAGCTAATTGCTCCTCGGTCAACTTGGCAGTCCGTGCCGACTTGAATTTGCCTTCCTTGATGATTACCTTACAACGTCCGCATGTACCGGCACCACCGCAGGAACCCTTAATAGAAATTCCAGCTTCAGCAGCCGCTTGCAAAAGATTCTCTTGTTCAGATATAGTAACTTTTTTATTGTCAGGCAGGAAGTTCACAGTAAAGTTCGGCATAATTATCGGACCCTTTCTTTTTTTTAATAGACTTACTTATGACCAGCGCTGTTTCAAGAAGGAAGGAATACCTGCAGATTCTCTTGGTCCTACCAGTACTTCCCAGCCGGAAATCTCATTTAATTTACCACTGAGAACTGCAACTCCACCCGGGAGGATAAGTTTCTTGTGATTTACTTTTTCTTCGATACCGGTCTTCTGCATTAATTCATAAATTGATTCAGGGGTAAGTTTACCTGCTGCCCAAGCGGTTAATACGGAAGTACCGTCGGTGTCAACCGGTAATATATAGGCCGGTATTCTTGCAGCTTCAACATCACCGGCAACACAGAAGTAAGTTAATGAGAAGTTAGTGGTGATAAATACAGGAGCATCCGGTCCCGGTTCACCAACCTCATATAATTTAGCTTCTACAGCAATCGGTTTTTGTGGGTCTGTGTAAATATTTAAGCGTAAGGTAATTAGTGGTAATATGTCTGCAGGATCTGCAGTGTTCAATACAACTATAGCAGCATACTTGGCAATATATACACTGGCATCCAAAACAGCTTGAACGGGATCATCATTGGTAACAAATGTAATGGTCGGATATCCGAACGGACGGAAACGTTTATTAATAGCCTGGCGTCTGATTTGAGTTTGATCTGCCAGCACCTTATTTACTTCACGCGCACCGGAGTCTAAAATTAATTGCTTCCAGCCCAAAGCTGTAACTTTTTCGGACAGTTCTGCCAACTCATTTAAGTCAGCACCCTTAACTGCCAGCGGGCACTCATATTTCTTGGCTAATTCTGTCATTGCTTCATAGTTAGCAGCAGTGGCAGCATAAATTAAAGGTTTCTTAGCACCGGCTATTTCCAGAGCCTTTTCCATGGCGGCAACATCTTCGGTCATTAAAGCCAGTGGATATTCGGTATT from Desulfolucanica intricata carries:
- a CDS encoding acetyl-CoA decarbonylase/synthase complex subunit delta — encoded protein: MAVNILKDTYKSKVVEVTLGTDDKALKIGGESTLPFLHFEGEMPNKYVLVLEVFDMEQDDWPDNLKAAYADVMNDPVAWAKKCVEYGANMVALRLASVHPDNKDASPEEAAATAKAVADAINVPLLVVGCGVEEKDAAVLEKVAEALAGKNCLLGNATSENYKAITAAAMVHGHNVVSQSPLDINLAKQVNILMTEMGLPTERIVMDTLSGAVGYGIEYAYSIMERARLGTLMGDRMLSMPIIAYVGQETWKAKESKASVEEFPEWGDQVKRSILWEVVTAAALAQAGASIFVLRHPESLKQLKVHLDKLYESNAY
- a CDS encoding methyltetrahydrofolate cobalamin methyltransferase, with the protein product MIIIGERINGMFKDIKEAVLNKDPEPIKEWAIKQEQAGAHYLDINTGPTVSKDEQPAVMEWLVTTAQSVSKLPVCIDSTNPIAIEAGLKVAKGKSMINSTTAEQAKMDIYMPMAAKYNAAIIGLAMNEKGVPKTADDRAALAMELVVNADMNGIPMTDLFIDPLALPCNVAQEHAPEVMAALRQIKMLASPAPMTTLGLSNVSQRCTNRPLINRTFMVMCMACGLDSAIVDANDDDLIDAAAAANILLNKDIYCDSYLKTFRQR
- the acsC gene encoding acetyl-CoA decarbonylase/synthase complex subunit gamma, with the protein product MGLTGLDIFKQLPKTNCKECGQPTCLAFAMQIAAGKAGLDQCPHVSDAAKEALESASAPPVALVKIGTGDKEIQLGNETVLFRHDKRFEHPTAITISVCDTDDNIAGKVQEINKLVFDRVGMTFSVNMVAVCNCSGDADKFAAAVKTAQENTEYPLALMTEDVAAMEKALEIAGAKKPLIYAATAANYEAMTELAKKYECPLAVKGADLNELAELSEKVTALGWKQLILDSGAREVNKVLADQTQIRRQAINKRFRPFGYPTITFVTNDDPVQAVLDASVYIAKYAAIVVLNTADPADILPLITLRLNIYTDPQKPIAVEAKLYEVGEPGPDAPVFITTNFSLTYFCVAGDVEAARIPAYILPVDTDGTSVLTAWAAGKLTPESIYELMQKTGIEEKVNHKKLILPGGVAVLSGKLNEISGWEVLVGPRESAGIPSFLKQRWS
- a CDS encoding nucleotide-binding protein, producing the protein MAFQIAVAGKGGTGKTTFASILIRQLVKAGKGPVFAVDADANANLGEALGMKVDDTLSELMARINNNLEPMPAGMTKDQYVQYKVHQSLSEGDDVDLLVMGGPEGPGCYCYANNLVKGFTSELSKDYDYVVMDNEAGLEHLSRRTTQDVDILFVVSDSSARGIRSAKRVKDLADSLNLKIKKIYLIVTKVEEGTIDALKEEIDKTGLELIGTIPLDDQVREYDLHSKSLVSLPDDSQVVLAVNDILKKANIL
- a CDS encoding ASKHA domain-containing protein, giving the protein MPNFTVNFLPDNKKVTISEQENLLQAAAEAGISIKGSCGGAGTCGRCKVIIKEGKFKSARTAKLTEEQLANGYVLSCQTTAESDLVVEIPEESRLSEHQVLLEEATAGETEQLVIDPLYRKIKIELPEPSLTDSTDDLARLEMAVSKATGIKDLRISLNTIRNLPQILRQEQWKVTVSLADVMGYTEIAAVEPGWENNKYYGLAIDIGTTTVVVNLVDLETGDTVAQKGSYNKQAVYGDDIISRIVHATEEKNGMEELRNAVLNTINELIRQLIAENNIEQDSINYAVCAGNTTMVHLFLGIDPKYIRLEPYTPAVNAPEPIRAGEAGLMINEQAWVYCLPGVASYVGGDITSGAHVIGIDKTEKITLFIDVGTNGEMVLGNKDWLMTCACSAGPAFEGGGIKCGMRAMRGAIERLNILPDTLDVEYTTVGGAKAVGICGSGLIDCIAGMRKVGIIDRTGNFSPNLSSPRIRPSDDGPEFILVPKENSGNGQDITISEADIKNLIRSKGAVFAGIRTMLRMMDLPVEIIEEIKIAGGFGRYISLKDAVSIGLFPDIDFEKYKYIGNSSVKGAKLVLLSREARDEAVQLASKMTYLELSIGNDFMDEYVSALFLPHTDLSLFPSLKE